A stretch of the Uranotaenia lowii strain MFRU-FL chromosome 3, ASM2978415v1, whole genome shotgun sequence genome encodes the following:
- the LOC129758506 gene encoding elongation of very long chain fatty acids protein 7-like, translating into MDAYNYYFYENADQRTLNWFLAGSPFPMLGVIFTYLSLVYWIVPKFMENRKPYQMKTFLGFYNLFQVVYCVYVVAMCFQAGWWFDYFYKCYETDYSYDPKAVKMVEMTWYILFIKFLELLETIIFVLRKKQNQVSFLHVYHHISTFFIAYIFCKYIGGSMLTFSIVVNSVVHIIMYSYYFISAYDVAIFKLIASKVKRYITSIQLIQFGLLTVNNFAGLQPGCNTSKPFLAMYIPNIFVLIYLFRDFYRKSYEKKRSAAVDRKLE; encoded by the exons ATGGATGCGTATAACTACTACTTCTATGAAAATGCCG atcagaGAACCCTTAACTGGTTCTTGGCCGGATCGCCCTTCCCGATGCTGGGGGTCATTTTCACATATCTCAGCCTTGTGTACTGGATAGTTCCTAAATTCATGGAAAACAGGAAACCGTACCAGATGAAAACTTTCCTCGGGTTCTACAATCTGTTCCAAGTAGTGTACTGCGTGTACGTGGTCGCAATG TGCTTTCAAGCGGGATGGTGGTTCGATTACTTCTACAAGTGCTACGAAACTGACTATTCATACGATCCTAAAGCCGTTAAAATGGTTGAAATGACGTGGTATATTCTGTTCATAAAATTTCTGGAGCTGTTGGAGACGATTATCTTTGTGCTGCGGAAGAAACAGAACCAAGTTTCGTTCCTGCACGTGTACCACCACATCAGTACTTTTTTCATAGCCTACATTTTCTGCAAGTACATTGGAG GCAGTATGCTTACATTCTCCATCGTAGTCAACAGTGTGGTTCACATAATTATGTACTCATACTACTTCATATCAGCCTATGATGTAGCTATCTTCAAGCTAATAGCTTCGAAAGTTAAAAGATATATAACCAGTATTCAGTTG ATCCAGTTTGGTCTCCTTACGGTCAACAACTTCGCCGGACTGCAGCCTGGGTGCAACACGAGCAAACCGTTCCTAGCCATGTACATTCCGAATATTTtcgttttgatatatttgtttaGAGATTTCTACCGGAAGTCGTACGAGAAGAAACGTTCAGCCGCAGTAGATAGAAAGCTGGAGTAG